The following is a genomic window from Hymenobacter chitinivorans DSM 11115.
CGTGCTCGAAACCACCCTGCGGCCCTACAAGGACATGGACTGGAAGCTGCTGGTGGCCCTGAGCAACAACCCCGACCCTAAGTTCAACATTGCCCTGGCCTTCCGGGAGCTGGCCGAAAACGCCGCCAAAATCGGCACCCTCAACATCTCGCCCGACTTGCTCGACTCCCTCGTCAGCGACGCCCCCGACCAGCCCCGGCCCCAGAACCCGCAGAATAGACGATGAGCAGCGGCATCGACTACGCCATTCTGGTGCGCAACAAAACCCGGCTGGAGCAGCTCATCGAGCGGTTTAATACCAAGGCCCAGGCCCGGTTCTACATCGAAAGCCTGGGCGGGGAGTTTGCCGACTACGAGCGGGAAAATGACCGGTTTCAGGAGTCGTTTTCCCTGGTGCAGCGCCGCCTTTCATCCGTGGTGAAAAACAAGCTGGTGGAGCGGGCCTTTTTGCCCTCGTTCCTGTTCAACCCCAAGCAGCTGGTGGTCGTGGTGGGGCAGGATGGGCTGGTGGCCAACACGGCCAAGTACGTGGGCGGCATCCCCATTATTGCCGTGAATCCCGACCCGGAGCGCTACGACGGGGTGCTGCTGCCCTTCACGCCCGATGATTTTCTGCGGGCCGTGGAGCGCGTCATGGCCGGCAAGCACCAGGTGCGGGAAGCGGCCCTGGCCGAAGCCCGCCTCAACGACGGGCAGCGCCTGCTGGCCTTCAACGACCTCTTTATCGGGGCCGCCTCCCACGTATCGGCCCGCTACCGGATTGGCTACCAGGATGAGGAGGAAAGCCACTCCTCGTCGGGCGTCATCGTTTCCACCAAGTCGGGCTCGACGGGCTGGCTGAGCTCCATCTTCAACATGACGGCCGGCATGCGGCGGTTTCTGGACTCGGATGAAGTGCCGACGGCCCAGCCCGCGCTGGCCGAGAATGAGCTGAT
Proteins encoded in this region:
- a CDS encoding NAD(+)/NADH kinase, giving the protein MSSGIDYAILVRNKTRLEQLIERFNTKAQARFYIESLGGEFADYERENDRFQESFSLVQRRLSSVVKNKLVERAFLPSFLFNPKQLVVVVGQDGLVANTAKYVGGIPIIAVNPDPERYDGVLLPFTPDDFLRAVERVMAGKHQVREAALAEARLNDGQRLLAFNDLFIGAASHVSARYRIGYQDEEESHSSSGVIVSTKSGSTGWLSSIFNMTAGMRRFLDSDEVPTAQPALAENELMFVVREAFQSKRTQAGITAGILGEYEPLLIESFMPANGVIFSDGVETDFLQFNAGAIATISVAPEKARLVVK